A window of Halobacillus naozhouensis genomic DNA:
ACGGATATTTAACGATCTGCTCTGATGAGGCGGCGCGTTTATTGCGAGTATCAGAAGCAGACGTAGAAAACGGGATCAGCTTACTGCAGCAGCTCGAACCAGCCGGTGTGGGTGCGAGAAGTTTACAGGAATGCCTGCTCTTACAATTAGGAGCTTATCATCCCCATGACCAGGCAGCCGAACAAGTCATCTCAGAGCATCTGAACGAGTTAGCCCAACATAATTGGAAGCAACTCGCCAGCCTGCTTGCGATCTCATTGGAACAAGTGAAATCCATAGCACAGCTCATTCAGAGTCTTGATCCAAAGCCTGGTGCTGCTATCTCGCCCCCATCAACCAAGTATCTTGTACCCGATATTATCCTTGAAAAAGTGGCGGGTACGTATACGATCTCGCTTAATGATCGATTTATCCCTGGGATTAGGTTGAATAAACAGTACTCTAATTACTTAGGGCAGAATAACGATGCTTCCGCTTATCTTTCGAAGCATTACCAGCGATACATGTGGCTCTTAAAGAGCATAGAACAACGACGCACCACCATTGTCAACGTGACGAAAGTGATCATTGAGAAACAAATGGATTTTCTGGAAACGGGAAATATGGGAGCGCTTCAACCGATGACGATGAAGGATGTGGCAGAGGAAATCGATGTTCATGAATCGACCGTGAGCCGAGCCACGAAAAATAAAGTGATACAAACACCTAAAGGAACCTATGAGCTTCGCCTGTTCTTTACTTCTAAACTGGGGGAAAATGAAGATGGCACATCGTCGGCCAAGGTGAAAACTTTGTTAAAACAACTCATTACTAGTGAAAATAAAAAAAGACCGCTTTCGGACCAGAAAATATCAGACCACTTTAAAAATGAGGAAGACGTGAAAGTATCCAGAAGGACCATTGCTAAGTATCGGGAAGAATTAAGGATTTTGCCGTCCTCAAGGCGCAAAGAAATCTAATGGGAATTAATTGTCCTGGTCAAGATTATCTGACCAGGACTTTTCATTTCCATCTATTTGAATCAATTTCATAATTGCTCTTTTTAATACGCCAAAGACTGGTAGAATATAAGGCTCTTTTCCGTAAAGGTTCAAAATGGATTCTTATCCAGCAGATTTTAATTTCGGTTTATAAAGAAGTTCGATCACTTTGTATCAGCGTTGCTTCACAATCGCCTCCTTATCCTGAAGACTCAACTTCGAAACATTTGGGTCCGTTACGTTATAGTGAACCTGGAGTGTTTCCGTTCTTCTAACAAACATAAGGAGGTCCGGGAAATTGCGAGACTCCTGTGGGATGAACATGACAGGTGAGATCCTGGAGGACAGAGTCCGAGGAGGCTCAGCATTTAGAGGATGTTCGGCTAAAAACGAAACGTCCTGTGGGGCCACGGAAAGCAATTGATTTCCCGAATCTCCTTCTCCATCCACGGCAACGGAAACATCCCCACAAGTATTTCAAAATCGAGTATTCCGCAAAATCCTGCCCTTAACGTAATAAAATTATTTCATCCTGCTTGACTAGACTCGGGGAGGTACTTCCTTTTTACGTTTTAAATCTCTTGGGGCACAGGGGGCTTAAATTATGAAATTGATTCATTTATTAATTCTTTTTCTTTAAGTGGCAAAGGGTCTGTTACTTAAGAACAAAGGCACCTCCCCCTCCTTTGTATGATGGCAGGTCATCTTAGCAGGTGACATACCACGAATCCTGCGGGTTTGTTCAAGTGACCGCCTCTTAATGAATCAAACCTAACCGAATCGCCTCGGCGATCCCCTGTCCTCGATGTTTTACTTTCAATTTCTTCAAAGCTGAACCTACGTAGTCCCTTACCGTAAAGGGACTGATGCCAAGCAGCACGGCAATTTCTTTGATCGAATAGCCGTAGGCTATTTGTTGCAACGCCTCTGTCTCTCGTTTGCTGAGGGCGACTGTCTGATCATAGGGTTCATACAGAAGCTGCCCCAAACATTTTCCATAATGCTCAAGGGGTGACAGTAAACTTTTAGTCAATGAACCAGTTCCTGTGTATCTGTCCAGAAAAATAGTGCCAACGACGGTAGAACACTGCATAACGGGAACGATGATTAAGGATGACAGGTTAAAACGATTTACATATTTGTCTGGAAAACCTGCATGGCTGACGAGTGCTGCCCGTTTGGTGTGGACGACTGAGTGAACAGCCGGGATCTCACGGACATCTTCCCGAATATCACCCAAAGTATAGGTTCCTGAAGCATCGATCCTAATCATGCTTTCACCTATGAAAGTCAGAGGCGAGTAAGCAAACAATGACACACGTAAAAAGGGAAACAACTCAATAAACCCTCGAACAGCTTCCTGCACCTTTTTATCGTGTGATTCTCGAGGATTGATTTCCTTAATATAATTGGTAATCAATTCAGCATTCATCCATTCTCCCCCTACATTTTCAGGAATGTAAACGAGCTGAGGCTTGTACTATGATGGTTGTAAGTGCTTACATTTTACCAGTAATGGTCAGTAAATTCAAAATTATGTAAAGGGGCTGGGTGATGAGGAAACAAATGCTGACGACAAGTCCACGCGGAATTCAGGAGGATTCTTTCCCGTTTCGGTTGTATCAAAAGGCCAAACGACTAGGAGTATGGGATCCCCGCGATATTGATTTTAGCCAGGATAAAGAAGATTGGCAGACATTAACAAAACCACAACAGCAATCTGTTTTAAGATTGATCTCTCAATTCCAGGCAGGTGAAGAAGCCGTTACGCTGGATCTGCTGCCCGAGATGATGCTTATCGCTAAACAGGGCCGCATTGAAGAAGAAATGTTTTTAACAACTTTTCTATTTGAGGAGGCCAAGCATACCGAGTTTTTCCGTATCGTATTGAACGTAATCGATGAGCGGGAAGACCTTTCCCACTTTCATACGGAAACATACAGGCAGATTTTTTATGAGATTTTACCCGAAGCTATGAATCGGCTTCGTACGGACGAGTCACCTGAAGCACTCGCTGAGGCTGCCGTTGTGTATAACATGTTTGTCGAAGGTGTCCTGGCGGAGACGGGGTACTGGTCCTTCTATCGAATGCTGGATTCATTTGGGAAAATGCCTGGCCTCATGAAAGGCATCGAATATTTAAAGCGGGATGAATCGAGACATATTGCCTATGGAACCTTTTTGCTGCAGCGTCTTGTGTGTGAGCATCCCCACTTATACGATCATATCACACGGAAATTGAACGAACTTGCGCCGTTGTCCTTACAATTAAACCAAGAAGGAGCAGAGCATTCCGCTTATGATACTCCACTCGAAGAAACCGTTCAGTTTTCCCAGAATCAGTTATCCCTTCGTCTTGAAAAGATTGCCCGCGCACGAGGGAAAACCATAGAGGAACTCTATAAACCAAAAGAAATTGTGTAAAAGGATGAGCTAAACTAAAAAAGAGGGTGATGAAATGGTAACGTCGAATTTTGAGTTCTCTGTCCGAACCGTCGTGCATAACGGAGCTGGTTCCCGTTCAAAGCTTTCTGACTTGATTAAAGGGCTTGGCGGGAAAAAAGTTATCTTATTTACCGATCAAGGGTTGACTAAAGCGGGAGTAACTGGAAAAGTTACAAGGTTGATTGAACAGGTGCCAGGTAATATCGAGCTCGCAGGAGTTTTTGATGAAATTGTCCAGGATGCTAAATCAACTGTGATAAACAAAGGTGCCCAGTTTTTCAAAGAAAAAGATGCTGACGTTCTAGTAGCCCTTGGAGGAGGCAGTGTACTGGACACCGTCAAGGCAGTGAAGTGGATGCTTCATAACCAATTCTCAGACATCCATGACGCCCTTGCTGGAAATACATTCGAAGCCTGGCCTCAGGCTCAGCCGATCCCTATCCCCCATGTGGCCATTCCAACTACAGCGGGTACTGGGGCTGAGGTCTCACCGATTTCGGTCGTCTTTAACGAAAAGACGGATTTGAAAGTGAGCATCATCAATCCGTTTATAAATGCAGATTTAGCTCTCCTAGACCCGGAACTAACCGTTGGATTACCAGCTGACATAACTGCATTCACCGGATTTGATGCCTTGACGCACGCTATTGAAGCATATTTCTCTCCACAAGCCAACGCGATGACTGATGCTTATGCTCTACAATCGACAAAAATGATTAAAGACAATATTGCTGACGCTGTGCATGAAGGAGAGAATATAGAAGCCAGAGGCAACATGCTGACGGCCAGCTGCATGGCCATCTCAGCCTTCAGCCTCTCCCTGAACGCAATACCTGTTCACAATATTGCCCATGCCCTGGGAGCAAGATATGGGATTCCTCATGGTCTTGCAAATGCTGTCCTGCTTCCAAGTGTTATGGAAAATCTAGCTCCTATGTATCTGCCAAGAGTCAAAGGTTTTGCAGAGGCTCTACAAATTGAAAATATCTCGGAATCCCCTAAGCAATGCCTGGAACAAGTCACTACGTATATTCGCAGCCTTAGAAGCCATATCGGGCTTGCCAGCACGTTTAAAGGGATAAACATAGACGTGAAGGATATCGAGGCGATCGTTACGGCTGTCCACTCTGATCCTTCTGGAATCGCTTTCCGCATCCCAGAGGATAGTATTAGGGAGGTTGTGAAAGAAGTAGCGGGATCTGGGGTAAAGTCGTAGCTGCTGTTTCTGACATAGTATAAAGAAAAGGCTCAAATCCTCAAGCCAGAGGATCTGAGCCTTTTTCTTACTCTCTATTGCTCCATTTCAATCGGTACAATTTCTCCTTCTTCCACAGCGGCGACTCTTGAATCTGTTATAAATCCGCCATCTTCGCCAATTCCCTTAATCGTGTACACTTGTTTCTCTTTTGGTATTTGTTTAATCCCCTCGTCCATATGCGCACGAATGGCTTTTGGATCATCTACGGTGCCCGCTGCTTTCATCGCTTCCATAAAAATATAAGTTGCGATGTAATGGAAGCCTGCCTCTGACCCAGGGGTTTCACCGAATTTTTCTTTATACTTCTCGACGAATTCAGGGGTACCTGGGTAATCAGCGTTAACGAGCGGCATAACCCCAATCGCTCCTTCAAACGTTTCGTACGTTCCAGTAATACTCTTCATTTCATCAAGCTTCGCCTGGTCCATAATGATAAAACCGCCATCAAAGCCCAGTTTTCTGGCTTGTTCAGCTAGTTTTGCTGTTGGTTCAGACGGACCGCCGATGAATAAGACATCTGGATTCTTTTTTAAAGCATTGGTCACCATCGTAAAGAAATCCGTATCCTTGGAAAAATCAACAGAAGAATTGTACACCACTTGTCCGCCTTGCTCTTTCCAATAAGGCAGTAACGTTTCGGTCCAGTCCTTGCCGTACTGTGAGGCTGTCGGCAAGGCAGCTAGCTTCTTGCCAAACCGTTCCATCGAATAAGTCGTGAATGGTTCCATATAACCATCATAGCGAGGAGGAATCCTAACAGTCAGGGAGTTCCCCGCCTCAGTAATAGCCGGTTCACTCGTATAGGCCGCAATGATAAATTCCTCTCTTTCATTGAACACCTGCATCGCCTTCACGCCACCACTGTGCGGGGTAAAGATGATGGGTGTCTGGCTTTCCTGAATTAAGCGTTTCGCGTTGGCAGCCGTCTCGTTCGGCAAATATTTGTCATCAAGGGCTACCACGTTCATTTTATATGTCTGACCATCAATCTCGAAGCCGCCGTTCTGATTAATTTCCTCGACAGCCATTTTCATCCCGTTTAACGTCCGTTCACCGTAGTAAGCAGCCGGGCCGCTTAATGGACCACTATACCCAATGTTGACAACTTT
This region includes:
- the rpoN gene encoding RNA polymerase factor sigma-54 is translated as MKLELLQKQKMVMTPHLNQAITMLQYNTVEMEQFIQEESLENPMIELEEPKQDVSFSEDIPMSTYQAKPSSYMEEDQLDTLSGEEKCLTDHLNDQVCLLNLQEKERVILNYLILSLDENGYLTICSDEAARLLRVSEADVENGISLLQQLEPAGVGARSLQECLLLQLGAYHPHDQAAEQVISEHLNELAQHNWKQLASLLAISLEQVKSIAQLIQSLDPKPGAAISPPSTKYLVPDIILEKVAGTYTISLNDRFIPGIRLNKQYSNYLGQNNDASAYLSKHYQRYMWLLKSIEQRRTTIVNVTKVIIEKQMDFLETGNMGALQPMTMKDVAEEIDVHESTVSRATKNKVIQTPKGTYELRLFFTSKLGENEDGTSSAKVKTLLKQLITSENKKRPLSDQKISDHFKNEEDVKVSRRTIAKYREELRILPSSRRKEI
- a CDS encoding LuxR C-terminal-related transcriptional regulator, producing the protein MNAELITNYIKEINPRESHDKKVQEAVRGFIELFPFLRVSLFAYSPLTFIGESMIRIDASGTYTLGDIREDVREIPAVHSVVHTKRAALVSHAGFPDKYVNRFNLSSLIIVPVMQCSTVVGTIFLDRYTGTGSLTKSLLSPLEHYGKCLGQLLYEPYDQTVALSKRETEALQQIAYGYSIKEIAVLLGISPFTVRDYVGSALKKLKVKHRGQGIAEAIRLGLIH
- a CDS encoding R2-like ligand-binding oxidase, translated to MRKQMLTTSPRGIQEDSFPFRLYQKAKRLGVWDPRDIDFSQDKEDWQTLTKPQQQSVLRLISQFQAGEEAVTLDLLPEMMLIAKQGRIEEEMFLTTFLFEEAKHTEFFRIVLNVIDEREDLSHFHTETYRQIFYEILPEAMNRLRTDESPEALAEAAVVYNMFVEGVLAETGYWSFYRMLDSFGKMPGLMKGIEYLKRDESRHIAYGTFLLQRLVCEHPHLYDHITRKLNELAPLSLQLNQEGAEHSAYDTPLEETVQFSQNQLSLRLEKIARARGKTIEELYKPKEIV
- a CDS encoding iron-containing alcohol dehydrogenase; the protein is MVTSNFEFSVRTVVHNGAGSRSKLSDLIKGLGGKKVILFTDQGLTKAGVTGKVTRLIEQVPGNIELAGVFDEIVQDAKSTVINKGAQFFKEKDADVLVALGGGSVLDTVKAVKWMLHNQFSDIHDALAGNTFEAWPQAQPIPIPHVAIPTTAGTGAEVSPISVVFNEKTDLKVSIINPFINADLALLDPELTVGLPADITAFTGFDALTHAIEAYFSPQANAMTDAYALQSTKMIKDNIADAVHEGENIEARGNMLTASCMAISAFSLSLNAIPVHNIAHALGARYGIPHGLANAVLLPSVMENLAPMYLPRVKGFAEALQIENISESPKQCLEQVTTYIRSLRSHIGLASTFKGINIDVKDIEAIVTAVHSDPSGIAFRIPEDSIREVVKEVAGSGVKS
- a CDS encoding ABC transporter substrate-binding protein yields the protein MRKLRLLAFLMLLAIVFVLAGCIENPSNDAASSEEDTTEPSTKEGEKVVNIGYSGPLSGPAAYYGERTLNGMKMAVEEINQNGGFEIDGQTYKMNVVALDDKYLPNETAANAKRLIQESQTPIIFTPHSGGVKAMQVFNEREEFIIAAYTSEPAITEAGNSLTVRIPPRYDGYMEPFTTYSMERFGKKLAALPTASQYGKDWTETLLPYWKEQGGQVVYNSSVDFSKDTDFFTMVTNALKKNPDVLFIGGPSEPTAKLAEQARKLGFDGGFIIMDQAKLDEMKSITGTYETFEGAIGVMPLVNADYPGTPEFVEKYKEKFGETPGSEAGFHYIATYIFMEAMKAAGTVDDPKAIRAHMDEGIKQIPKEKQVYTIKGIGEDGGFITDSRVAAVEEGEIVPIEMEQ